One region of Dokdonia sp. 4H-3-7-5 genomic DNA includes:
- a CDS encoding TM2 domain-containing protein: MSLEDEKIPGDKPGNDAKNMADDAKKAASNFANEAKDTANEFGNSAKEEWNKVNTGVSNKVLIGIMGIIFGYLGIHKFMLGYTKEGLIQLGATIVTCGAAGIVGFIEGIIYLTKSDEDFHTTYVVNKKSWF; encoded by the coding sequence ATGAGTTTAGAAGACGAAAAAATCCCAGGTGATAAGCCAGGTAATGATGCAAAGAACATGGCAGACGACGCAAAAAAAGCTGCAAGTAATTTTGCAAACGAAGCAAAAGATACTGCCAATGAATTTGGCAATAGTGCAAAAGAAGAATGGAATAAGGTGAACACTGGAGTAAGCAACAAAGTATTAATTGGTATAATGGGAATTATATTCGGATATTTAGGAATCCATAAATTTATGTTGGGTTATACTAAAGAAGGACTTATTCAGCTTGGAGCAACTATTGTAACATGTGGTGCTGCGGGAATTGTGGGCTTTATAGAGGGTATTATATATCTAACGAAATCTGACGAAGATTTCCATACTACATATGTAGTAAATAAGAAATCTTGGTTCTAG
- a CDS encoding VOC family protein, translated as MKRVTGIGGMFFKSEDPDAQKEWYKNHLGIPTDQYGWTFWWRDENGKKCSTQWSPMDDDTTYFSPSKKQFMFNFRVDDLFALLAVLKEEGVTIVGKVEEYSYGKFGWILDPEGNKIELWEPIDSEFLKEE; from the coding sequence ATGAAAAGAGTTACTGGAATAGGAGGAATGTTCTTTAAAAGTGAAGATCCAGATGCACAAAAGGAGTGGTATAAAAACCACTTAGGGATTCCCACAGATCAATATGGCTGGACATTCTGGTGGCGAGATGAGAACGGAAAGAAATGCTCCACTCAATGGAGTCCCATGGACGATGATACGACCTATTTTTCTCCTAGTAAGAAGCAGTTCATGTTTAACTTTAGGGTTGATGATTTATTTGCGTTATTGGCTGTCCTCAAAGAAGAAGGTGTAACAATTGTAGGTAAGGTAGAAGAATATAGCTATGGGAAATTTGGCTGGATACTGGATCCAGAAGGAAACAAAATCGAATTATGGGAACCTATTGATAGTGAGTTTTTAAAGGAGGAATAG